ttgctgctgAAGAGTCTTTGCAGACTTTACTTCACACCTAAAGCACAATGGGACCTAAATCTCAGAGCTAAAATGTCAGGCACTTCTTGATGGTACCTAGAAGTTTCTTAAAGCAATTCTCTACTGGGATGATGAGGCTTTGATTCCAGTAAAAACAGTGAAAGGCAACAAAGTGCAGTCAAAAGAGCTGGATTCAGTGAAGAGAGTTTTAAAAAGATGTAGTTTTGAACAGCAGGAAATGGAACATAATGTGAATTCAACAGTCTTGCTACTAAGCATGCAGAATAAAAATCACCTTTCTTGTGCTTCACTTCAAAGGAGAGGTGCATAAAAATGTGGAAAGACAGGTAGCTGAAACTCTTCACAGATTATATGGCAACAGGTGACTCTGAAGTGTCAAAGCAAACACAAGCCATCTATGCCAAAAAGActtaaagaaaaatcccaaaggaaagaAACTGGATCAGACAAGGTATTTAACTCAAACCCAATCATTTGGAAAGCAAATTAGAAAGGATCATCTAATTTCAAAAGCTACAAATAGTTTGAGAAACATCTTGCATAAAAACTACCATGAttaataaaaagggaaaataaaaaagagggaTACAGTAATTTtccaattattaaaaaaaacaacccacagctACTCAGTTCAGAATAGACAATAGGTGTAGAAAAATCACAGGTGGTGAGAAGACTGATAGGTGACAACTGCTCACTTCAGACAgaaggagccagagcagctgatGAATACATGACAAGTTGGGAAGCAACAAAAGGAAAGATTTCTCACCACTGCTATGTCTGATGGGAGTTTCTGTTGAAAACTTACAAATACCCAAATATACTGAGACATGCAAAGCCTGGAGCACTCTGAGTTGTAAATGAGAGTAATCTGGAGATTGTACCACTACATACTAATCCTGCTTTTATACTTTTCCTCAGATGTTTATTACCGGTTGCtgccaaacagaaaataatgggCTAGATAGATCTTGGGGTAACACAGAAtaacttgtttatttttttgtggttaTGTAGTTTTAGGTGTTCCCAAGAAACATTAATTTAGCTACAAAAGGAAGCATTGGCTGCTCATGACTAAGTACTGACTAAGTTGATTGGAGTGCCTGGCTTTATTCATTTGTATGCTGAAGTCTGGTGGCTTATCAATACAGCTAAGCATGATGAATTGTACATTTAACTAAATCATGAAATCCTCTAGACACTCTGACCCTAATGATCTTCAAAAGGCATTGTTAGTCCTGGTGAGGCCTGGCAcaacagagccagcagcaggttTCTGTTGTCCCCCTGACCCCTTGATACTAGAATATCTGCAGTTTGACTATTCTAAACCAACTTCCCAACACAGGGATttgagaaataataattttatttgcctTATCATCCTTAGTTTAAACAGTCATAAACTACATTATACAAAAAAGTAAACACAATTTGCACTTAGGTTCTCTTCACATGCATTCACCAAAACCATAACCTGAATAAAGGCTGAAAGGTTGAGCAATTTAATGTCCTCTGTTTGTGTCATAGTCTTTGGGTATAATTCAAACCAAGCAGTTGCTATGCATGGCTGTTTGAAGGTGAATGTCCATTTACACAAGGAGCCAGGAGTGAGCTTTATTATGGAAGCAGAATGCATGTGGTTTACTAAAACCTCCAAACCATCCTGAAGCCTTGACTGGGTAAGGGGTGGGGCTGtcatcttcatttcttttctggAGGTTCATGTTTTACCCAGTCATCAAAGCCACCACCATAATGCTGAGCTCTGAAAACATGCAGAAGATACCTTTCTCAAGGAGAGTCCTCAATATTGTCTCTTAAAGAGGaacatagcaaaaaaaaaaaaacccaaaaccaaaagtaAAAACTAAACActcaaaaccccacaaacaaacaaacccctaCAAAACCCAgatgaaaataaagagaagacaCAAAAATTCTCTGCAACCATATACATTTGTACCTAGCTTCAATGAGCCAGAATGACATTCCTTTTACTCTAAGACTGCTTTCATGCAGTGAGTTCTGTAACTCTTTTCTTCCATACTACAATGTTGGAATTCAAACATCAAGAAAGAAATAGTAGCTGGATCAATGAAACAGTTGCcagttcttttttaaaagagtgAGAAGAGAGTCTTAGCAGTGGGAGATGTACACATCTATTTATTATGTCTAATACTTCACTTGTCACCAAATAAACCCTGCACACTGATCTTTACTTCCTTGCAAACCTACATGCTCTATAGGTCTGACATCAACCTGTGCAAAACTAAActctgtaaaacaaaaatccactATGCAAAACAATATTGACTCCTTCAACTGGGCATCATGAAAAACAGGTAATGGAGGATATTTTTCACTCTGAAACAAGAACATGCTTCCATACTTTTGACTAGAATTAATGTAAGTGTTCTTGTTCCTGAATTGCAGTTCAGTGAAAACATGAGCAAATAACCAATGTCTTAAATTTTATATGCATTCTTCAAGACAGAGAGACACCTTCCAAAGATAGGTTTAACAATTCTGCAAACCAAATCCTGCATTTCACTTTATCATCATCTCATTGTTTTGTCAGCTATTGCCTTCACTGCTTTACTCCTGGCAAATAATCCAAAGCTTTACAGGAAGTGAAGGCATCCTTTGGCAACAGTGACCTGTAAAGGTGGAACTGCAATCCAACAAAGGGTGTGGTTTCTCAAACTATTATTTAAGACTGTACTACTACCAAAGCAAGCAGTTCTCTGCCCTTACAACCTTCCTGCATCTCAGGACTAGTGCTTATGGAGCTCTTTAAGGAAGAAACATCTCAGCAAGGGAGCCCTAAGAGGCAGAAGGACCCTTCAGTGGCAGTGTGGTCTTGCTGCAGTTTGTGTCACCAGTGGCAcatgtgcagagctgctcaagGGTTGTTTCAGAGGGTGGTACACCTCACTTTGCTGCAACACCCAATGGCATCTCCAGGTTCAGTGGAGACAAAAGGAGGTGTCTAACTCAAATACCAATTGTTTTGTTCATATTCCATTTGTAAATTTTTACCCTTGCACACAAGGTGAGTACGTGTTCTGCTTCATGGGGGAAGCAGCATTAATCCCATATTTACACACAAAGTCATACCTGCTGAAACCCAAGGACATGGCAAAACCAAGTGCTTGTTTACTTCTTGTTCCTGCCAAACAGGAGAAAACCACAGGGTCTGACTTGGATGGCATTTTTTGATTATACTGCTCCTTGAAATCCGTTGGGTCCATTTGTAGAGCTTCCGTTAATTCACCCACtgggaaatacagaaaacaagCTATTGTTTATTCTCCATCCAAAGACAGGTTTACATGGTTTACAAGACTTCTACCCCTCTGGAGGAAAAGTTCAGCCTCATTACATGCCAGCAGCTTTTTAGCAGCGTTCCTCTTTGCTCAGTCACCACCACCTGAGCATTCCAGCCAGGAGGAACACGGAACACCCGGCGCCTGCACACAGCGGCGCTGACAACTTACGCGGTATGTTGATGGACTCGGGGATTTTTCCAAACCTGTCGATCTCCCACCTCTCCCGCACGTCAATGTGAAGCACGTTGGCCTTCTTCAGGTCTTTGAGCTCCTGGTAGGACAGGCTCGGCGCAGAGGCGGCGCAGAGGCGGCGGCAGGTGGGGCCTGGCGGAGGCACAGCCGGTCAGCCCGGCCGAACGCAGCCGCAGGGGCCGTCCCCGGGGGCCGGCCCATCCCCGCACGGACCCatccccgcccgcccccgctcACCGGGCGCTGCCGCCCGCCTCCAGCCGCCGCCCGCCACCCGCAGGGCCCGCGCCGCCCGCCACCAGCCCCCGGGGCCCATGCCGGCTGCCTGGCGATGGCGGCTGCCCGgccggcccagcccagcccagcccagcacggcccggcccagccccgccgGCGGGGAGGAGGCACCGCCTTCTCCGCAGGGGCGGGGGCCGCAGCCTCGGTCGCCTGAGGGGAGCACCGCCGGGGTGGGCACGCGTGGCACCTGCCCGGTCACACAGACACCGCCTCCGGCCTCGGTACATCCGGCATCTACCCTGCATGGCCTGGGCAGGGTAAATTCTGCCGGCCTACCCAAACTGTGGAGACGCCTGAAAATACCAAGGGCTGGACGATGAAACAGAGATGAGGAATTTTGAAGccaaatcaaattttaaaaatgccaggCTCTGAGTGTGACGTCGAGGAGAAAAGGTGATTTTAGCACTGGCCTGCATCACTTAcaccactgtcactgtccccttaCAGCTGCAGGAGATGTGGTCCAGGCAACTATCTCGTTTCTGGTGACCAATGAGTGGATATGAGGGAAGGGCATGAAGCTGCatcagaggaggtttaggttagatattaggaaaaccTTCACCCAGGGgatggtcaggcactggaacagcctcCTCAAGGAAGTGGTCATGGCCCCAGACCCACCAGAGTTCAAGCAGTGTTTGGACAATACTCAGAGGCACATGGTGTGTAATTTTCCTCTACTGTACACAAAGTTTGCTGGACTCAAACTTTGTATGTCctctccagctcaggatattctataaGTCGATGATCCCTGGTTTCAGTTTTGAATGTTTCGGTTTTGAACTGAAACCCTAGTTTTAGCTTTGAAGCTCAGTATTCTAGCCACAAGGAGTAATGGCCAAGACTTATGTGAGTGGAGAAATGAGGGTCCTTCTGTTCTACATATTTTAAACCAGTATTCTGTATTTACTGCATACCTTTGTAGTTATGTTACATACCAGCAATTCTAGTCTTTAAAATCAGGCATGCTGGATCTTCTCATAAAAGATGCACTTTGAGGAGTAGGTTGTTGAATATTTACTAATTggagttttccttttcaaaaggagaacaaaatatttcttggtACTGTAAAGTGTGACAAATTGAACTTGGCACATATAACTGGTTCACTAGCTGCCCTTCTGCCAGCCTCTCCATATGGCCTCCTTGACAGGCATTTGCAAATTGTCTGTCTGAAGCAGTATATCTATATATGAATTCAGGTTtaatgcattttccatttcccacaAGGTAAGGATATAATACACTATGTCTAGAAATTATCTTCTGAAGTATAATTTGCTGTATATTTTATCTGTAGTAAAATAATGACCACAGTTAATCTCCACTTATTGCATGTATCACCATAAGGACCATAAGCGTTCAATGTGAAGCACCAGAACACTTGTCATATGAAATACTTATTCACAGGAAGAAGCATTTTCATGGTTTTGATTTGACCCTGGATCATACTATGTACACAAAGAGAGAACACACTTTGCTGAAATAGGAAGCGTTCACTAGCCAGCTTGTGAAAAACTCAGAGAATTTGAGGTCAGAACAGATAAAGCTTAGTAAGTTCTCGCAGCTTGGTGAAAAAGAGGGAAGCAGCACATCCAATTCTCCTTTTGTCTTTATGGCTGCATTCAGCCAACTCCTCAGCAGCTTCCTTCATTTCACCTCTTGGGACTCTCCCTCCATTTCACCTCTTCTTCACTTGACTTTCCAGTTCTGTACAACCTCCCACACTGAAACCCAGCGGCACTCAACCCAGTTTCCAGTAGCTCCTCCCTCGAGTGCTGGACATCCTTTACTCTGCGTGCCCTCGGTGGGGACATGCACATTTGATGCTGTTCTCCTTCCAGACCCTCCCACTGTGGCTGCCTCGAAAATTCAGGGCCCAGACCCTGCTGTATAACCTCTGAGCACGACTTTCCACAGCCCTGCGCGCTGCCAAAGCTCCTCTTAGCGCGCTGCCCACGGGCACAAACCCAGCGCAGCATCTCCAGCTCTTTCAGCAAAACTCAGAAGTGAAGGTCACTCCAGCCTTTGCCCTGAGTTTCCAGAGTGCCTCGCAGCCAGACCTGTCGCTACCTGTTGCCTCTCAGCGGGCCCGGTGCGCTCCCGCGCGGCCCCGCTTCCCCCCGTCCTTCCCACCCGGGACACGCGTTGTGCCCTGgaaccagccccagccccgctgccgcTCGTGCGGAGCCGCCCGGGCCGCGGCTggggcggggagcggcgcggCGAGGCCGggggcggagcggagcggagctTCCTCCGCCGCTtcctgccgccgccgcgcccgccgccgccgcccgccgctccGTGAGTGCGGggcgcggggagggggcgggcggcacgggcggggggcgccgggCCCGTCCTGCGCAGCCGGGGGGGTCGCGGGGCCTCCGCCGCGGTCCGAGGGTCGGGCCGGGCCGATCGGCCCCGCCATggcggcggccgggcccgcGGCCTGCGGAGCCGCGTCCCGGGGGGCCGGTCGGGCGTGGGGAGCGGGCTGGGGACGGTGGGAGGGGGCTCTGCCCCGCCGTagccccgggccgggcgggccgcCCCTCCCCGCTGCCGGCAGCGCTGTCCGGCGTTTCTCCCGCCGGACTGGTGGCCAAGTGCGTGCGGCTCTTGTTGGGTCGCCGgcgaggagctgctggtggcgACCGCCCGCTGTCGGTGTGGAGCGGGTTAACCCTGCCGAGACGCGAGAGCGGCAGCGCCGGGCCGCCTCCGTGAGCCGCAGCGCGTCCCTCGGTGTGTCGGACTGAGCACGGTCGGTGGCAGCGCCTG
Above is a genomic segment from Zonotrichia leucophrys gambelii isolate GWCS_2022_RI chromosome 3, RI_Zleu_2.0, whole genome shotgun sequence containing:
- the TSTD3 gene encoding thiosulfate sulfurtransferase/rhodanese-like domain-containing protein 3 produces the protein MGPGGWWRAARALRVAGGGWRRAAAPGPTCRRLCAASAPSLSYQELKDLKKANVLHIDVRERWEIDRFGKIPESINIPLGELTEALQMDPTDFKEQYNQKMPSKSDPVVFSCLAGTRSKQALGFAMSLGFSRAQHYGGGFDDWVKHEPPEKK